In Sorghum bicolor cultivar BTx623 chromosome 8, Sorghum_bicolor_NCBIv3, whole genome shotgun sequence, one genomic interval encodes:
- the LOC110429722 gene encoding 2-dehydro-3-deoxyphosphooctonate aldolase — MEAPPVALFDSLKAAKPFFLLAGPNVIESEEHVLKMAKHIKGITTKLGIPLVFKSSFDKANRTSSKSFRGPGLEEGLKILEKVKATYDLPVVTDVHESHQCEAVGRVADIIQIPAFLCRQTDLLVAAAKTGKIINIKKGQFCAPSVMMNSAEKVRLAGNPNVMVCERGTMFGYNDLIVDPRNFEWLREANCPVVADVTHALQQPAGRKLDGGGVASGGLRELIPCIARTSVAVGVDGIFMEVHDDPLNAPCDGPTQWPLRNLEELLEELIAIARVTKGKKPFKIDLTPFQE; from the exons ATGGAGGCTCCACCCGTGGCGCTGTTCGACTCCCTCAAG GCTGCCAAACCGTTCTTCTTGCTGGCCGGTCCCAACGTGATTGAGTCGGAGGAGCATGTCCTGAAGATGGCCAAACACATTAAAGGAATTACAACAAA GCTTGGAATTCCTCTTGTGTTCAAGTCCAGCTTTGATAAAGCAAACCGTACATCGTCAAAATCGTTCCGTGGTCCTGGTCTTGAAGAAGGCCTAAAG ATCCTTGAAAAGGTGAAAGCAACATATGACCTTCCGGTAGTCACTGATGTTCATGAAAGCCACCAG TGTGAAGCTGTTGGAAGAGTTGCTGACATTATACAGATTCCAGCATTCCTCTGTCGCCAG ACTGATCTTCTAGTGGCCGCTGCTAAGACTGGAAAGATTATCAACATCAAGAAAGGACAATTCTGTGCGCCTTCT GTTATGATGAACTCTGCAGAGAAAGTAAGGCTTGCTGGAAACCCAAATGTGATGGTCTGTGAGCGTGGTACCATGTTTGGCTACA ATGATCTAATTGTTGACCCAAGGAACTTTGAGTGGCTGAGGGAAGCCAACTGCCCAGTT GTAGCTGATGTCACACATGCTCTACAACAACCGGCTGGAAGAAAG CTTGATGGTGGAGGTGTTGCAAGTGGGGGGCTACGAGAACTAATACCATGCATTGCAAGGACTTCTGTTGCTGTTGGTGTTGATGGTATTTTCATGGAG GTACATGATGATCCCTTGAATGCACCATGCGACGGCCCAACTCAATGG CCATTGCGCAATTTGGAAGAGCTATTGGAGGAATTGATTGCAATCGCT CGAGTTACCAAGGGAAAGAAGCCATTCAAGATCGATCTCACTCCGTTCCAGGAATAA